TCGTGGCCCTGCCGCCGGCCATTGCCCAGCTGAGCACTCTGGGCAGCAGCACCGTGGACCTGGGCTCGGTGGAAGCGCGCCTGAACAGCTGGCTGCGCAGCCAACCCGGCGTGGACCGCATGATTCCCGACGACGCCCTGCAGCAGTTAGAACGGCAGCTGCGCCAGACCGGCGCGCAGGCCGCCAGGGCCCTGCCCAATCTGGTGGGGCTGGTGCTGGGCGGCCTGTTCACGGGGCTGATTACCCTGGTCATGCTGGTCTATGCCCTGGGCAACCCGGTGCCGCTGGTGAACGGGGCGCTGGGAGCAGTGCCGCCGCGCTGGCGCAAGGCCGCCATGTACGCCCTGGCCCAGATTCTCAAGCAGATGGGCGCCTGGGGCCGCGCCACCCTGCTGGTGATGCTGGTCACGGGCAGTTGCACAGCCGCCGGGTTCTACCTGCTGGGCGTCAAGAACTGGCTGGTGTTTGGCCTGCTGGCCGCACTGGGCGAACTGGTGCCCACCATCGGGCCCATTGTGGCCACGCTGCCGCCCGTGCTGTTCACCCTGGCCGAGGACCCGCAAAAAGCGCTGTACGTGGCCCTGTTCGTGCTGGTGTTTCAGCAGGTGTCCGGCTTTGTGCTCTCGCCACTGGTGGTGGGCGGGGCCGGCAACCTGCACCCCCTCTCGGTGATCGTGGGCGTGCTGCTGTTTGGCGGGGTGTTCGGTCTGGTGGGCGCTTTTCTTACGGTGCCCTTCCTGATTGTCATCAAGGCGGTCTACCAGCATTTCTACCTGCGTGAATCCCCGGACATTCCCGACGCGGTGGCCATGGCCCTGATTTCCGGCCGGGTGGAAGAGCAGCTGGAGCGCGAGGAGGAAGCCCGCGAGGACGCCGCGCGCGCCGCCACCAGCGCCCGTGACGCGGCCCTGACCCAGCAGGTGGAACGTGGCACCGTGAAGCTCGACCAGTTGGAAGAGGTGCTGGAAGACGAGGCGCCCCCCCACGGTGGCCCGTCCAGTCGGCCCTGAGGGGCGCTGGCACCTGAGACCAACGCGCTTGAATCGTTGGACGGCTCAATCCGAGCGGCGCGAGAAGGAGGAAGACGGGTGGCCGGGCGTGGCGTGTCTACCCCGGTGTTGTCCCGGGTTGGACACGAAACAGACGGAATCCAGATGATCTGCTAAACTTCTGTTTTGGGTGTCCCGCCCACGCGACGTGAGGCGGGCTTTTTCATGCCTACGCGAGCAGAAGGCAGACCGGCCACCGCGCTGAACGCCAACCGCTCCGCTTCAAGGGAGCTGAACCTTATGGAATATCGCAACATCGCCATCATCGCCCACGTTGACCACGGCAAGACCACCCTGGTGGACGGCCTGCTCAAGCAGACCCTCAAGCTGGGCCACGGTGAGGAAATCGCCGAGCGCGCCATGGACTCCAACGACCTGGAAAAGGAACGCGGCATCACCATCCTGGCCAAGAACACGGCCGTGGAATACAAGGGCGTCAAGATCAACATCGTGGACACCCCCGGCCACGCCGACTTCGGCGGTGAAGTGGAGCGCGTGCTGGGCATGGTGGACGGCGCCCTGGTGCTGGTGGACGCCGCCGAGGGCCCCATGCCCCAGACCCGCTTCGTGCTCAGAAAGGCCATTGAACTGGGCCTGAAGCCCATCGTGGTGATCAACAAGATTGACCGCCAGGACGCGCGCCCCGAAGAGGTCGTGAACCTGACCTTCGACCTGATGGCTGAACTGGGCGCCAACGACGACCAGCTGGACTTTCCCATCCTGTACGCCGTGGCCCGCGAAGGCAAAGCCTACCGCGAGCTGGACAAGCCCCAGGACGACATGCACGAGCTGTTTGACATGGTCCTGGAGTACATCCCGGCCCCCAAGGTGGACCTGGACGCGCCGTTCCAGATGCTGGTGACCAACCTGGATTACTCCGAGTACCTGGGCCGCATCGTGCTGGGCCGGGTGCAGCGCGGCACCGTCAAGAAGGGCGAATTTGTGCAGCTGATGCACAAAGACGGCACCATGACCAAGACCCGCGTGGTGCAGCCCTTTACCCACCTGGGCCTGCGCCGCATCGAAGTGGACAGCGTCGGCGCCGGAGACATCGTGGCCCTGGCCGGCATTGAGGACGCGCAGATCGGCGAGACCGTGGCCGACCTCGCTGACCCCGAGGCCCTGCCCATCATCACCGTGGACGAGCCCACCGTCTCGATGGTGTTCCAGCCCAACACCAGCCCCTTTGCCGGCAAGGAAGGCAAGTACGTCACCTCCCGCCACCTCAACGACCGCCTCAAGCGCGAGGTCATGACCAACGTGTCGCTGAAGGTCGAGGAAATCCGCCCTGACGAGTTCAAGGTCTCGGGGCGCGGCGAGCTGCACCTCTCGATCCTGCTCGAAACCATGCGCCGCGAAGGCTACGAGGTGCAGGTGGGCGCCCCGCAGGTGATTATCCGCGAGATTGACGGCGTGAAGCACGAGCCCGTCGAGCACCTTGTCATTGACGTGCCCGAGCACCACGCCAGCACCGTGATCGGCGTGCTGGGCGCCCGCAAGGGCCAGATGGTGAACATGGAGCCCCAGGGCACCCGCACCCGCGTGGAATTCAAGATTCCCAGCCGCGCGCTGTTCGGCTTCCGCACCCAGTTTCTGTCCATGACCCAGGGCGAGGGCATCATGAGCCACATCTTCGACGGCTACGCGCCCTGGGCCGGCGAACTCAAGACCCGCCAGAACGGCTCGCTGGTCAGCATGGAAGACGGCGTGGCCTTTGCCTACTCCATCTTCAAGCTGCAGGACCGGGGCTCGTTCTTCATTGACGCGGGCCAGGACGTCTACGTGGGCATGATCGTGGGCGAAAACGCCCGCGAGCAGGACATGAACGTAAACGTGTGCAAGAACAAGAAGCTCACGAACGTGCGCTCGGCCGGCGCTGACGAGGCCCTGACCCTGATTCCCCCCAAGCGCATGAGCCTGGAAGATGCCCTGGAGTACATTGCCGACGATGAACTGGTCGAGTTGACCCCCCAGAGCATCCGCCTGCGCAAGAAGGTGCTCAACCCCAGCTTCCGCAAGTAAACGGCCCTCTGGTCCGGCCCTCTGCCCTCTATGGCCGGGGGCTTTGTCGTTTGGGCCGCGCCCCTCCACGCCAGGATTGCCCTCTTACGCGCCTCGGATGGAACTGTGGTGCACGGTGGGCCCAGCGTTGGTATTACCGTGCAGGCATGTCCACTGCTCTGGTCATCCGCCCCGCCACCCACGGTGACGTGCCGGCCATCACCGAGATCTACAACCATGCCGTTCTGCACACCACGGCTTCATACGACCTGGAACCGGTGACCCTGGCCG
The window above is part of the Deinococcus arcticus genome. Proteins encoded here:
- a CDS encoding AI-2E family transporter, with the protein product MRDTPSVPPTRRAPPGTDSRPRVTVQVVNLLPVALAVLGILLALNFFSKVAPSLLAVTLALILATALNPVARFLERWMSRGLAGSLTVLLVVATLAGAAFVALPPAIAQLSTLGSSTVDLGSVEARLNSWLRSQPGVDRMIPDDALQQLERQLRQTGAQAARALPNLVGLVLGGLFTGLITLVMLVYALGNPVPLVNGALGAVPPRWRKAAMYALAQILKQMGAWGRATLLVMLVTGSCTAAGFYLLGVKNWLVFGLLAALGELVPTIGPIVATLPPVLFTLAEDPQKALYVALFVLVFQQVSGFVLSPLVVGGAGNLHPLSVIVGVLLFGGVFGLVGAFLTVPFLIVIKAVYQHFYLRESPDIPDAVAMALISGRVEEQLEREEEAREDAARAATSARDAALTQQVERGTVKLDQLEEVLEDEAPPHGGPSSRP
- the typA gene encoding translational GTPase TypA, giving the protein MEYRNIAIIAHVDHGKTTLVDGLLKQTLKLGHGEEIAERAMDSNDLEKERGITILAKNTAVEYKGVKINIVDTPGHADFGGEVERVLGMVDGALVLVDAAEGPMPQTRFVLRKAIELGLKPIVVINKIDRQDARPEEVVNLTFDLMAELGANDDQLDFPILYAVAREGKAYRELDKPQDDMHELFDMVLEYIPAPKVDLDAPFQMLVTNLDYSEYLGRIVLGRVQRGTVKKGEFVQLMHKDGTMTKTRVVQPFTHLGLRRIEVDSVGAGDIVALAGIEDAQIGETVADLADPEALPIITVDEPTVSMVFQPNTSPFAGKEGKYVTSRHLNDRLKREVMTNVSLKVEEIRPDEFKVSGRGELHLSILLETMRREGYEVQVGAPQVIIREIDGVKHEPVEHLVIDVPEHHASTVIGVLGARKGQMVNMEPQGTRTRVEFKIPSRALFGFRTQFLSMTQGEGIMSHIFDGYAPWAGELKTRQNGSLVSMEDGVAFAYSIFKLQDRGSFFIDAGQDVYVGMIVGENAREQDMNVNVCKNKKLTNVRSAGADEALTLIPPKRMSLEDALEYIADDELVELTPQSIRLRKKVLNPSFRK